One window from the genome of Spiractinospora alimapuensis encodes:
- a CDS encoding GntR family transcriptional regulator, protein MAELAGVVAIDATSKVPPYEQVRSAVAAAAADGRLAVGSKLPTVRGLAQDLSIAANTVARAYRELEQAGVVETRGRFGTFIAAAGDQQRAEARAAAQRYAEVISGLGLAEGEALEIVRAALRA, encoded by the coding sequence ATGGCCGAGCTGGCGGGTGTCGTCGCCATCGACGCGACCTCCAAGGTTCCGCCCTATGAGCAGGTCCGATCGGCCGTGGCCGCCGCCGCGGCCGACGGGCGGCTCGCGGTCGGGTCGAAGCTTCCCACCGTGCGGGGACTGGCCCAGGATCTGTCGATCGCGGCGAACACGGTGGCTCGCGCCTACCGCGAGCTGGAACAGGCCGGAGTCGTGGAGACACGGGGCCGCTTCGGAACGTTCATCGCCGCCGCCGGTGACCAGCAGCGTGCCGAGGCACGGGCCGCCGCCCAGCGCTACGCCGAGGTGATCTCCGGGCTCGGATTGGCCGAGGGCGAGGCGTTGGAGATCGTGCGCGCGGCGCTGCGGGCGTGA
- a CDS encoding protoporphyrinogen/coproporphyrinogen oxidase has translation MGRRDADLVIVVGAGIAGLSAAHRLTAAGVPTRVLEAEMAPGGRIATRPLGDGLMELGAQFLSTGYEILPGLLSDIGLTGQTSPVSGRSLILSRRHAWAFDLNRPTSLLSSGLLRMRDLPPAARGWHTARSLATRPTHDAGAWADLGSHSARSWAEAAFGPGLSGRLLSPTVHGLYFQSLAENSAALLGPLAAFSARGASPHTLRGGLGQLPRALAAPLTVEYDVRVHDVRRPDLPGRPVTLSTNRGERTARTVVLATPGPATRRMLHRPTPPEAAVLAVPYSPGLLVGLALASPLAEDELGGAYGVLVNPPAPTPLAAVAVHSRADVSTRGEVLTAMFRPGAARRLATASDTDIHAAAVDALAPLLPEVRSRVRDGRVVRWDAAMPTVPVGHPSAVRQYRRSLPVAPSVLLAGDHLGFPWTDAAAYNGRWAAERVIEAECC, from the coding sequence ATGGGCCGCCGCGACGCAGACCTCGTCATCGTGGTGGGCGCCGGCATCGCGGGCCTGTCCGCCGCGCACCGGCTCACCGCGGCCGGAGTCCCTACGCGCGTCCTGGAGGCCGAGATGGCGCCCGGCGGCAGGATCGCGACCCGCCCACTCGGGGACGGCCTGATGGAGCTGGGAGCCCAGTTCCTCTCCACCGGATACGAGATCCTCCCCGGGCTCCTGTCCGACATCGGACTCACCGGCCAGACGTCACCGGTGTCGGGACGGTCCCTGATCCTCTCCCGGCGACACGCCTGGGCGTTCGACCTGAACCGCCCGACATCCCTGCTGTCGAGCGGACTGCTGCGGATGCGCGACCTTCCGCCCGCCGCCCGCGGATGGCACACCGCGCGCTCTCTCGCCACCCGACCGACCCATGACGCGGGCGCGTGGGCGGACCTTGGCAGCCACAGCGCCCGATCCTGGGCCGAGGCCGCGTTCGGTCCCGGGCTCAGTGGTCGGCTGCTCTCCCCCACGGTGCACGGTCTGTACTTCCAGTCCCTGGCGGAGAACAGCGCAGCGCTCCTGGGACCCCTCGCGGCGTTCTCGGCGCGCGGCGCCTCGCCCCACACGCTGCGCGGCGGTCTTGGACAACTCCCCCGGGCCCTCGCCGCACCACTCACGGTCGAGTACGACGTCCGAGTCCACGACGTCCGACGGCCCGACCTCCCCGGCCGCCCGGTCACACTGTCCACCAACCGGGGAGAACGCACGGCCCGCACCGTCGTGCTGGCCACTCCCGGCCCGGCCACCCGACGGATGCTCCACCGTCCCACGCCCCCGGAGGCCGCCGTCCTGGCCGTCCCCTACAGCCCCGGCCTCCTCGTGGGTCTGGCCCTCGCCTCTCCCCTGGCCGAGGACGAACTGGGGGGCGCCTACGGGGTCCTCGTGAACCCGCCGGCGCCCACACCGCTCGCGGCCGTCGCCGTCCACTCCCGGGCCGACGTCTCCACCCGAGGCGAGGTCCTCACGGCCATGTTCCGCCCGGGGGCCGCCCGGCGTCTCGCGACGGCGTCCGACACCGACATCCACGCCGCGGCCGTCGACGCCCTGGCTCCGCTGCTGCCGGAGGTGCGCTCCCGCGTACGCGACGGCCGCGTGGTCCGCTGGGACGCCGCCATGCCCACCGTCCCGGTGGGACATCCCTCCGCCGTGCGCCAGTACCGCCGGTCCCTCCCCGTGGCACCCTCGGTGCTATTGGCCGG